A part of Microbacterium atlanticum genomic DNA contains:
- a CDS encoding ABC transporter permease, with protein MSSVILPPAPDGGPVDDTAIDDAELLAAKTRGGGGFWRDVFRRLRRNPTAWIGAAIVFLFVVVAVFAPWLAPYPETALPGAQYITPTYIPGPGELPQFPLGLDRFGGDVLSKLIWGARASLVIGVVSTLFGLIGGMLLGLIAGAFGGWVDTVIMRFVDILLSVPNLLLAVSIAAILGQTQLSVMIAIGASQVPIFARLLRASMLQQRNADYVLSAQTLGLGRGTITMSHVLPNSIGPVIVQGTLTLATAVIDAAALSFLGLGGGRPETAEWGRMLTYAQAELAIAPWLAFLPGLCIMITALGFTLLGEALREAMDPRTRAR; from the coding sequence ATGAGCTCCGTCATCCTGCCCCCGGCGCCCGACGGCGGCCCCGTCGACGACACCGCGATCGACGACGCCGAGCTCCTGGCGGCGAAGACCCGCGGCGGCGGCGGCTTCTGGCGTGACGTGTTCCGCCGGCTGCGCCGCAATCCCACCGCCTGGATCGGCGCCGCGATCGTCTTCCTCTTCGTCGTGGTGGCGGTCTTCGCCCCGTGGCTCGCGCCGTACCCCGAGACAGCGCTGCCGGGCGCGCAGTACATCACCCCGACGTACATCCCCGGACCGGGCGAGCTGCCGCAGTTCCCCCTCGGCCTGGACCGCTTCGGCGGCGACGTGCTGTCGAAGCTCATCTGGGGCGCACGCGCGTCGCTCGTGATCGGTGTCGTCTCGACACTGTTCGGCCTGATCGGCGGCATGCTCCTGGGCCTCATCGCCGGCGCCTTCGGCGGCTGGGTCGACACCGTCATCATGCGGTTCGTCGACATCCTGCTCTCGGTGCCCAACCTGCTGCTCGCGGTCTCGATCGCCGCGATCCTCGGTCAGACGCAGCTCTCGGTCATGATCGCGATCGGAGCCTCGCAGGTGCCGATCTTCGCACGACTCCTGCGCGCCTCCATGCTGCAGCAGCGCAACGCCGACTACGTCCTGTCGGCGCAGACCCTCGGTCTCGGACGCGGCACCATCACGATGAGCCACGTGCTGCCCAACAGCATCGGGCCCGTGATCGTCCAGGGCACGCTGACCCTCGCGACGGCCGTCATCGACGCCGCGGCGCTGTCGTTCCTCGGGCTCGGCGGCGGGCGCCCCGAGACCGCGGAGTGGGGCCGCATGCTCACCTACGCGCAGGCCGAGCTCGCGATCGCCCCCTGGCTCGCGTTCCTCCCCGGCCTCTGCATCATGAT